Within Alkaliphilus flagellatus, the genomic segment TTGAAACAATACTATAGGTGAAGCTACAAACAAACCTAAAACTAAAGAAATTTTAACATAAGCAATAAAAAGTTCTGGAGGACTTAGATAAATAAACTCCAATCCTTCAGCAGGTCTTACAATTAACTGAATAATTATATCGATATAATTGTAACATAACAGTGAACCTAAAATAATTACTATGCTGGAAATAATTAATCTTTTTCTTAATTCTCCTAGATGTTCCACTAATGTTAAGCGTGCGTCATCCGTCATTGCTTGGCCTCCTAATATTTACCCTCTACTTAGATTCTTTATCTTCTAAAGATATATCTTGTTTTACTTCTTTAGAAAACTTTTTAAATTCGCTAATAGACTTACCTAAGGACTTACCTAGTTCAGGAAGCTTTCCAGGCCCAACTACCACTAAAGCAATCCCTAATATTAAAATTAATTCACCTGTACCTAATCTACCAAACATATTATCTCCTCCTTAATATTTCCCAAAATGACAATTTGGAAAAGTACAAATTTTACATTTCAGGCATTGTCCACCATAACCCATTCTTGTAATGTCACGTCTTACAATTTTTTCTCCTGCCATTACTCTTGGTAATAAAATATCAAAAGCTGTAGTATCAGAAAACATAACACATCCCGGAAGCCCAAATATCGGAATATCTTCTAAATAAGCATATAAAAGCATTGCCCCAGGCAATACAGGTGTACCATAGGAAACAATACTAGCTCCTGTTGCCTTAATTGCACCGGGAGTTTTATCATCTGGATCTACTGACATACCTCCAGTAACTACAATAAGCTCTGCGCCCATATCTTTACATTGTATAACTGCCTCTTTAATCTGATCCAACTCGTCTGGTACTATTGTTTTATAAAAAATTTCCGTATCAAATTTCTTCAATTTTTTTTCTATTACTGGTCCAAATTTATCTTCGATTCTTCCTTTATAAACCTCACTACCAGTAACAATTAAAGCAGCATTTAGAGGTTTAAAAGGTTTAACATTAAAAATAGGCCCTTTTTCTTGTAAAATACTTTTAACTGACTCTATTTTTTCACTATTTATTATAAGAGGAATGACTCTACATCCTCCAATAAGCCCATCTTCATCTATTAGTCTATTACCATGAATTGTAGCCAAGCATATATCTCCTAAATCATTTACATCATCTAATAAATCCCTATTTATTTTCAACAAACCTTTTTGTTTTGCTATAATATTTATCTTTCCTTCTTTAGGATCAGTAAATAATACTCCCTCACCACAAATTAGCTTACCTAAAGCAATAGCTGCTTCATCTTCGTGAAGCTCATCTTCCTTTAACTCAAATATATATATATGCTCTTTACCAATTCTTAATAGTCTTTCAATGTCTTCTTCTTGAATGACATGACCCTTTTTAAAAGCTACTCCCTTAAACTTTCCTGGAACAATCTCCGTAATATCATGTCCAAGCACCATTCCTACAGCTTCTTCTGTCTTCACAACCTGCATTTTTCCACCTCTATCCAATCGCTAATAGACAAGTATTAACGATTACATGTTATTATGATCTTTTTAGCTTCTATTATATACCTACTTAGTTTTTTTATCTTCTAAAGATATTTCTTCTTTTATTTCATTAGAAAACTTTTTAAATTCACTAATAGATTTCCCTAAGGTTTTTCCCAACTCAGGAAGTTTTCCAGGTCCTACTACTATTAAAGCAATGGCCAATATTAAAATCAACTCACCTGTACCTATTTTACCAAACATACCAATCCCACCTTTTCGTATATTCCGAAATTTAAATAAGAAGGATTCTTTGTTAAAAAATTATTAACTTAATTATATTATACCAGAGCTATAAAACTTTTTAAATAAATTATATATTAAAATATATAATTATTTTTTATACTTCATAAATCAATTTAAAATCCTACCTATATATTATATCCTGCTAATTGTAGCTCTAAGTGCTTCTTTTTTTTCACAAATTGCACAGTATTTTTTCTCTTCACTAGAAGGAACAAATTTTTTCTTACATGCTGAACATACAATTAAGTTTTTCTCACACTTTATACTGTATGATTTCAAGGCATCTACTGAAAAAGTTCCCCTTATTATTGCCTTTTTTGAACATAAGTTGGCGCATATACCACAATTATAGCATTTTCCGCTATTATGAGATACCCTAACTTTTTCTTCTTCCTTTTCTACTTTCCAAGCGCCCCCTAAGCAAATAGACTGACAAAATCCACAGCCATCACAGTTATCATTTACATTCCAAGAAGCAAAGAAAGGTAAGTTATCGTATTCTGTTTTTTCTTGTGAACCTTCTATTTTTTCTATAGATTTTAATAAAATCCTTCGTATTGATACTTGATTATCTTTACTACTAATGATTGTATCTGCAGTTTGTGCAGCAAGATAGCTAGACTCTTTTTTTAATAATGAAAAAAGTTCCCTACGTGAAATATTTTCATTTGATAAACCGCAAAGGTCTTCTTCATTATTAATAATTTCATACTGAGGATTTATTTCAAGTAATTTTACAAAATCAACAGCAACATTTAATGATGATTGGAATACACAAGAATTGTTACTTATTTGACAGTTATTACACTTACTTAAATTAAAATAAAACTTTTTATCCTTAAATAATATAAACAAAGCAGCTAATAGTTCGCTATGGAAACCATTTAAACAACTTAGTTTTAATGTCCCTACTCCATTCTTTTTAGAACAAGAAAATATAATATTATCCTTATCTTTTATTGTGCGTAAAATATTTTCTTCACCTAATCCTTTAACTGTAATTGCCTGAGTAGGACAAACAGCTTTACAAATTCCACATCTGTTACACATGTTCTCATCAAACATAATTTTTCCTAGTTTAAATGTAATGGCTCTTTCAGGACATAAATCCTTACATTTACTACAACTATTTGGCATGCCATGGAAATTAATACATTTTTTTAGCTGTATCTCTGGATAATGCTCTTCCGTCAATTTTTCTATAAAAAAGTTTAGTAACAATACTTTACCCTCCTTTCTATCAATTATCATTACAGAAGAATATATAATTTTAAAACAAAGCTTATATTGAAGCTTTTTAAAATTTCAAGAAACCCTTGTTGAAACGCATTTAAAGTAAAGTGTATATTAGAGAATTTCATGCTTTCCTTTAAATGCGTTATAACAAAAAGTCCTAGATTGCAAATGCAATACTAGGACTTACGTACAAGTATAAGTCTGTTCCTATCTCCTTTGCAACATATGGTGAAGGCATAAGTGTTGCCAAATACCCCCTGTGGACCCTTTGGTCCAGTTTGAAGTTTCGCAGATAACAACATTATAAAACCACAACTCGGAGATTTGTTAAGTTCATATTTATAATAGAACAAAAACTATACTTTGTCAATTTTATATCTAATTAATTTTAGTTAATAAACACTATTATTACCTAATTATTTAACACCCTTAGTCAAACAAATGACAAGCTGCCATATGTCCACCACCAATATCCTTCATTTGTGGTTCTATTTCAGCACATTTAGCAGTTGCATACTTGCATCTTGTTCTAAACTTACAACCAGAGGGAGGATTTAGTGGACTTGGTACATCCCCTTCTAATATAGTCTTTATTTTGCTTTTTGCCAGTCTCGGGTCCGGTACAGGTATAGATGATAGTAATGCCTGTGTATATGGATGGGCTGGTCTATTGTAAAGTTCATTACTATCTGCAAGTTCTACCAGCTTACCTAAATACATTACTCCTATACGATGGGAAATATGTCGTACCATGGAAAGGTCGTGGGCTATAAATAAATAGGTAAGCCCCATTTCATTTTGTAGCTCCTCTAACATATTGACAACCTGGGCCTGAATTGAAACGTCTAAGGCAGAAATAGGCTCATCACAAAGAATAAACTCTGGATTAATGGCAAGAGCCCTTGCTATACCAATCCGTTGTCTTTGTCCACCACTGAACTCATGGGCATATCTATTAAAATAAGAAGGGTTTAATCCCACCTTTTCTAATAATTCATATACCCTTTCTGACCTTTCCTTTTCACTACCTATGTTGTGTATAGATAGAGGTTCTTTAATTAACTGATCTACAGTCATTCTAGGATTTAAAGATGCATAGGGATCCTGAAAAACAACCTGCATTTTTCTTCTATAAGGCTTAATATCTTTTTCTTTCATTCTACTAATATTTTTTCCTTTATAGAATACATCTCCTTCAGTACTATCATAAAGCCTTATGATAGTTCTTCCTAATGTAGACTTACCGCAACCAGATTCTCCTACTAATCCTAAAGTTTCTCCTTCATTTATATGAAAACTAATATCATCTACAGCCTTTATATATTGTACTTTACCTAAAAAAATATCTTTTCTAACTGGAAAATACTTTTTTAGATTTTTTACTTCAATTAGTGTATTTTTTTCTAATACCATATTTTTTCTAATTTTATCCATGATATCTTCATCCTTTCACAACTTTGCAGATATCCTTACTTATTCTTTACTTATCCTTACTCAAAAGCCAACACATAGCCTTATGTCCTGCTTCTACTTCATAGTATGAAGGCTGTTTTTCTCTGCAAATATCCTTTGCATAAGGACAACGCTCGGCAAAGGGACAACCACTAGGAGGCTTTGAAAGGTCTGGTGGACTACCTTCTATAGGTATCAGCTTTTGTTTCTGCCCATCTTCCATTTTAGGCAGAGACTCAAGTAATCCTTTGGTATATGGATGCTGAGGATTATAGAAGATTTCATCTACAGTTCCTTCTTCCATAACCAAACCGCCGTACATTACAATTACCCTAGAACAAACATCGGCTACCACACCTAAGTCATGGGTAATTAAAATAATAGAAGTATTAATTGTATCCTTTAATTCCTTCATAAGCTCAAGAATTTGTGCCTGTATAGTTACATCAAGGGCAGTAGTAGGTTCATCAGCAATCAATAGATATGGCTCACAGCACAATGCCATGGCAATCATAGCTCTTTGTCGCATACCACCACTAAACTCATGAGGATAATTATTATATCTTTCCTCTGGAGATGGAATACCCACTAATCTAAGCATCTCAATAGTCTTTTCACGCGCCACCTTTTTATTTACTCTTTGATGCCTTCTTATAACTTCTGATATTTGATAGCCAATAGTAAACACAGGATTTAATGAGGTCATAGGATCTTGAAAAATCATGGCAATTTCATTACCTCTTATTTTCATCATTTCCTTCTCTGATATATCCATTAAATTCTGTCCTTTATAGTTAATTTCCCCACCTACAATTCTTCCAGTTGACTTTAGCAATCTTAATATAGCCATGGAAGTTACACTTTTACCACTTCCTGATTCTCCAACAACACCTAGCACTTCTCCATTATTCAAATAGAAAGAAGCTCCTCGAACAGCCTGTACTTCACCATTATTAGTAAAAAAAGAAACTTTTAAGTTATTTAATTCCAATAAACGCTCTGTCACTTTTATAGCCTCCTTTCCTAATCATTATTTACCTTAGGCTCAAAGGCAACCCTAAATATATCTCCTAAAACGTTAAAGCTAAGCACTGTTAAAAGAATCAGCATACCAGGGAAAATAGCTAAATGCGGAGCCTCTCCTATATAACCTTGTGCATTTTTAAGCATGCTACCCCAAGATGAGTTGGGCTGTTGTACTCCCAAACCTAAAAAGCTCAAAGAAGATTCAGTTAATATTGCGGTAGCTATGTTAATTGTAGATGCTACAATAACCGTTGAAAAAATATTAGGAATAATATGCTTTAATATAATTTTTTTCGACTTTTCCCCCGAAACCTTAGCATATAAAACATATTCTCTTTCCTTTACAGTCAATGTCTCTGCCCTAACTATTCGTGCTATGCCCATCCAACTAAAAACACCTATAATAATGATAATATTTTGAATACCAGGCTTTAAATATGCATTTAATATTAAAATTAAGAAAAATGTCGGTATACACATTAAAATATCAATAGTTCTCATTATTAAATTATCAACTTTACCACCAAAATATCCACTTATAGTGCCTACAATAGTACCAATAGCAGTAGAAATAATCATAGATAAAAAACCCACAGTTAAAGAAACCCTACCTCCGTACAATGCCCTTGTAAGATAGTCTCTTCCCATATCATCAGTTCCAAATATATTTTGTAGTCTTGGGCTCCCTAACCGATTTGTTACATTAATAGCATTAGGATCATAGGGAGATAAAAAAGCAAAAATCGATGATATAGCTAATATTACAATTATTGTGATTGCGGCTATTCCCAATTTATTTTCTTTTAATTGATATTTTAAGTTTGTTAGCGATCTATTATTCATCTGATCATCTCAACTCCTTAATTCTCGGATCGGCAATTCCATATAAAATATCCGATAGTAAATTACCTATAATTAATAATAAAGATGAAAACATAGTAATTGCCATAATAACTGGATAATCAAAACTAAATATAGAATTAATCCCTAGTTGACCCATTCCTGGCCAGCCAAAAACCGTCTCTGTAATAAATGCACCAGAAACAAGTGAAGGTAATGACATTCCTACAATTGTAATAACAGGTAAAATAGAATTTTTTAATACATATTTATAAAGGACCTCTGCCTTGCTTGCTCCTGAAGCATATTCTACCATAACATAATCTTCCTTTAATTGACTAATAGTACTAGATCTAATATATCTAGTAATAACTGCAACATTTTGTAAACTAAGAACTATAGTAGGCATAATTCCGTGTTTTATAAGATCCCAAGTAGTATATACTCCAACTGTTCGCATACCTATACTTGGAAGAAGATTTAACTTTAGTGAAAAAGTATAAATTAAAATCATTGCAAACCAAAAGCTTGGTATAGAAATTCCAACATAAGAAAAAATGGTGGATATATTATCAATCCATTTATTTTTATTAGCTGCTGAAATAAGTCCTAGCGGAATACCAACTAATATTGATAAAAGTAATGATGATCCCATTAATCCTAAGGTTGCTGGAATTCTTTCTAATATTTGATTTAAAACTGGTCTATGATTAATTAATGAATAACCTAAATTCCCTGTAATCACGTTTTTTAACCACTGTATATATTGAATATGCACTGGTCTATCTAGTCCTAAATTTTGTCTTATACGTAATATATCGTTATCACTCATAGCAGGTGTAATAAAAGATTGCACTGGGTCTCCTGGAGCTAACTTAATAAGCGAAAAAGACACTATGGAAATAACTATAAGCATAGGTATAGCTTGAATTAATCTTTTAATAGTTAATTTTCCCACTGTTTACATCTCCTAACATAGACATGAAAGTAAACCCAGATTCAGGTTTACTTTCATATTGTTTTTATTTATTTCATATACAGCTTGGATAAGTCTCTAAACATAAAAATCGGAACTGGCTTAGCCTCTTCAATACCCCCAAATGCTGCATTAATAGCAACTATTGACTTTGGATATGCAATTGGATACACTACCATATCTTCAATAACTTCTTCTTGTATGTTAGTATAGATTTCTCCTCTTCTAACTTCGTCTTTTTCTATAACTGCCTTATTCCATAATTCATCCATTGCTAGGTTTTCATAGTTCATAAAGTTATTCATACTTCCAACTGTGAATAGACCTTTATATCCATCTGGCTCGCTTCCCATTACATAACCATTATATGCTAAGTCAAAATCCTTATTTTTTGGATCAAGTAATTTTTGATAAAAAGCTCCTCTTTCCATAGCAATTAGCTCCAGCTCTATCCCTACATTTTTAAATTGATGCTGCATAATTAAACCTTGATTTTCTTGTGCTTTATTAGAGTTAATATAAGCTAATTTAAGTTTTAGATTTTCTGCACCTGCATTAGCTAAAAGTTCTTTTGCTTTATTTTCATCAAAGTTATATTCTTCAACTTTATCTGTATAGTAAGTTGTATTTGGTACAAAAACAGAATAAGCTTTTTCTGCATAATCTGTAGATTCATATGCACCAACTATAACCTCTTCTTTGTTTATAGCATAGGCTATAGCTTTCCTTACATCTTTATTTTTCAAAGTATCATTATTTAAGTTAAATACCATATTATTTAACATACCTTCGTTGTATGTTACTACATTTAGATTAGGGTCTGCTTCAAATTTAGCTGCATCTTTTGGATCAATATATCTAGCACTTAGTTCTCCATTTTGCAAAGCGATATTTGCCGCGTTTGG encodes:
- a CDS encoding NADH-quinone oxidoreductase subunit I; amino-acid sequence: MLLNFFIEKLTEEHYPEIQLKKCINFHGMPNSCSKCKDLCPERAITFKLGKIMFDENMCNRCGICKAVCPTQAITVKGLGEENILRTIKDKDNIIFSCSKKNGVGTLKLSCLNGFHSELLAALFILFKDKKFYFNLSKCNNCQISNNSCVFQSSLNVAVDFVKLLEINPQYEIINNEEDLCGLSNENISRRELFSLLKKESSYLAAQTADTIISSKDNQVSIRRILLKSIEKIEGSQEKTEYDNLPFFASWNVNDNCDGCGFCQSICLGGAWKVEKEEEKVRVSHNSGKCYNCGICANLCSKKAIIRGTFSVDALKSYSIKCEKNLIVCSACKKKFVPSSEEKKYCAICEKKEALRATISRI
- a CDS encoding ABC transporter substrate-binding protein, yielding MQIKRFLILMMVAVMVFLTACGGNKTQVDQPNTNGTVVNEIKDGGTIIFAIGSDPNVLNPLYAGDRVTMTINNALFAPLYVIDEEGTHFFLAESITPSEDYLTYTLKLKEGIKWHDGEKITADDIVFTIESLLDPAQNSHLRDSFIIDGKPVEVVKVDESTVEFKLPQISMPFISNVSKILPIPKHVFEREIDLAKSDKNASPIGSGPFKFKDSKSGEKVELVRFDEYFDGKAHLDSVVYRVISDPNAANIALQNGELSARYIDPKDAAKFEADPNLNVVTYNEGMLNNMVFNLNNDTLKNKDVRKAIAYAINKEEVIVGAYESTDYAEKAYSVFVPNTTYYTDKVEEYNFDENKAKELLANAGAENLKLKLAYINSNKAQENQGLIMQHQFKNVGIELELIAMERGAFYQKLLDPKNKDFDLAYNGYVMGSEPDGYKGLFTVGSMNNFMNYENLAMDELWNKAVIEKDEVRRGEIYTNIQEEVIEDMVVYPIAYPKSIVAINAAFGGIEEAKPVPIFMFRDLSKLYMK
- a CDS encoding molybdopterin-binding protein; this encodes MQVVKTEEAVGMVLGHDITEIVPGKFKGVAFKKGHVIQEEDIERLLRIGKEHIYIFELKEDELHEDEAAIALGKLICGEGVLFTDPKEGKINIIAKQKGLLKINRDLLDDVNDLGDICLATIHGNRLIDEDGLIGGCRVIPLIINSEKIESVKSILQEKGPIFNVKPFKPLNAALIVTGSEVYKGRIEDKFGPVIEKKLKKFDTEIFYKTIVPDELDQIKEAVIQCKDMGAELIVVTGGMSVDPDDKTPGAIKATGASIVSYGTPVLPGAMLLYAYLEDIPIFGLPGCVMFSDTTAFDILLPRVMAGEKIVRRDITRMGYGGQCLKCKICTFPNCHFGKY
- a CDS encoding ABC transporter permease gives rise to the protein MNNRSLTNLKYQLKENKLGIAAITIIVILAISSIFAFLSPYDPNAINVTNRLGSPRLQNIFGTDDMGRDYLTRALYGGRVSLTVGFLSMIISTAIGTIVGTISGYFGGKVDNLIMRTIDILMCIPTFFLILILNAYLKPGIQNIIIIIGVFSWMGIARIVRAETLTVKEREYVLYAKVSGEKSKKIILKHIIPNIFSTVIVASTINIATAILTESSLSFLGLGVQQPNSSWGSMLKNAQGYIGEAPHLAIFPGMLILLTVLSFNVLGDIFRVAFEPKVNND
- a CDS encoding twin-arginine translocase TatA/TatE family subunit, whose amino-acid sequence is MFGRLGTGELILILGIALVVVGPGKLPELGKSLGKSISEFKKFSKEVKQDISLEDKESK
- a CDS encoding twin-arginine translocase TatA/TatE family subunit, whose product is MFGKIGTGELILILAIALIVVGPGKLPELGKTLGKSISEFKKFSNEIKEEISLEDKKTK
- a CDS encoding ABC transporter ATP-binding protein, whose product is MTERLLELNNLKVSFFTNNGEVQAVRGASFYLNNGEVLGVVGESGSGKSVTSMAILRLLKSTGRIVGGEINYKGQNLMDISEKEMMKIRGNEIAMIFQDPMTSLNPVFTIGYQISEVIRRHQRVNKKVAREKTIEMLRLVGIPSPEERYNNYPHEFSGGMRQRAMIAMALCCEPYLLIADEPTTALDVTIQAQILELMKELKDTINTSIILITHDLGVVADVCSRVIVMYGGLVMEEGTVDEIFYNPQHPYTKGLLESLPKMEDGQKQKLIPIEGSPPDLSKPPSGCPFAERCPYAKDICREKQPSYYEVEAGHKAMCWLLSKDK
- a CDS encoding ABC transporter permease, encoding MGKLTIKRLIQAIPMLIVISIVSFSLIKLAPGDPVQSFITPAMSDNDILRIRQNLGLDRPVHIQYIQWLKNVITGNLGYSLINHRPVLNQILERIPATLGLMGSSLLLSILVGIPLGLISAANKNKWIDNISTIFSYVGISIPSFWFAMILIYTFSLKLNLLPSIGMRTVGVYTTWDLIKHGIMPTIVLSLQNVAVITRYIRSSTISQLKEDYVMVEYASGASKAEVLYKYVLKNSILPVITIVGMSLPSLVSGAFITETVFGWPGMGQLGINSIFSFDYPVIMAITMFSSLLLIIGNLLSDILYGIADPRIKELR
- a CDS encoding ABC transporter ATP-binding protein; this translates as MDKIRKNMVLEKNTLIEVKNLKKYFPVRKDIFLGKVQYIKAVDDISFHINEGETLGLVGESGCGKSTLGRTIIRLYDSTEGDVFYKGKNISRMKEKDIKPYRRKMQVVFQDPYASLNPRMTVDQLIKEPLSIHNIGSEKERSERVYELLEKVGLNPSYFNRYAHEFSGGQRQRIGIARALAINPEFILCDEPISALDVSIQAQVVNMLEELQNEMGLTYLFIAHDLSMVRHISHRIGVMYLGKLVELADSNELYNRPAHPYTQALLSSIPVPDPRLAKSKIKTILEGDVPSPLNPPSGCKFRTRCKYATAKCAEIEPQMKDIGGGHMAACHLFD